The genomic DNA TACTAAATAAATAAAAAATATGCAATACGTGTTTGCATATTTTTTTTAGCTTTTTTCTTTTGATGCTTCAAAACATTTAATTAATATATCTTTAAAGTTATTATGTATTAAAACATTATGACCAGCTTCAGTTGGACCACCAGGAACTATTATTTTATTTATTAAATCATCTAATTTATATTCTTCACTTAAAGCAAAATTAGTTGTCGCTACAATTGTATCTTTAATAAATTCATTTGCTTGTTTTAGATCATAACCACACTCTTTTGCAAATTCTTTAAACCCATTTATAAATTCATAAATAAAAGCAGGTGCACAACCTGTAAGTGCAACAAACCCTGAAAAATTACTTTCCTCAAGCTCATATGCTTTTCCAAAATACTTAATAATATCAATTCCTATATTTATTAAGTTTTTATTAACTCCATAAGTAACATAACCTGTTGATGATTTGCATTCGCTTGCATTCATATTAGGCATAATTCTTACAATGTTTATATTATTTTCAAAATTTAATTTTATAGTATCAATTGTATAAGCATTCAACATTGATATTATTAACTTATTTTTTTGATCATTTAATTTAAAAGTTTTAAAAAAATTTTTTGCGTCACTCGGTCTAAAACCAAGTATAAATATGTCAAACTGATTAAAATTAATTACTTGTTTGTAATCTAAATAATTACATTTATATAAATTTGCTAAGTTTTGTGATTTTTGCTCGTTTCTATTTAATATAAACATTTTATATTTTGTTTTTTCTAGTTTAATCGATAAAGCTTTTAAAATAGCTTCACCCATATGACCAGTACCAATCATAAGTATTTTTTTCATACTAAAATTATAAAATAAAAAAAAAGAAAAAAAAAGCTATTAATTAGTCATATATCATTATTTTTGTCATTTCATCAATTTCTGGATTGATTATAAGATCTGCATAATTAGAATATAAAATATAAGTCTTAAAACCTTTAGACTTTAAGGTCCTATATATATTTAAATCACTTCGGTAGTTACTGTTAATTAGTAAAATTTTTTTATGTTTTTCTAATTTTTTATAGTAGTTATAGTTAAAAGTCATAACTGGTATATTAATAGTATTTTTTATATGATTACTTGCATAAACAAGTGGACCTCTTATATCTACTACTTGTCATTTATTATTTTTTAAAATTTTTAATAATTTATTTGCTGTTTTTACTTTATACTTTTTTTTAAAAGCATTTGAAGCAAATACCTTGCTTATAAATTTAAATACATAATCTAATCATTGCATGCTATCACCTTTAAAAATTATATTATAATTTGATTAAATTAAAACTTTTTAGCAAAAAAATAAATAGGAGAAATCAAGATGTTTAATAATATTATAAAACCTTTTAGACTAAAAAAAGGTGATAGCATTGCAATAGTAAGTTTATCAAATGGAATATTAGGAGAAGATTTTTGTAAATATCAACTTGAAATTGGAACTAAAAGATTAGAAGAGTTTGGATTAAAAGTAAAGTTTATGAATAATACTTTAAAAGGTGAAGAATATATAAAAAGTAATCCACAAAAAAGGGCAGAGGATTTAAAACAAGCATTTTTAGATAAAGATGTAAAAATAATTATGTCAGCTATTGGGGGAGATGACAGTTATAAGATAATACCTTACTTGATGAATGATGAATTTAAATCGATAGTACAAAATAATCCAAAAATATTTATAGGATATTCAGACACAACTAATATACATTTATTTTTAACTAAATTAGGGGTTTCTACAATTTATGGTCATGCTTTTTTAACAGATATTGC from Spiroplasma tabanidicola includes the following:
- a CDS encoding pyrroline-5-carboxylate reductase family protein, which encodes MKKILMIGTGHMGEAILKALSIKLEKTKYKMFILNRNEQKSQNLANLYKCNYLDYKQVINFNQFDIFILGFRPSDAKNFFKTFKLNDQKNKLIISMLNAYTIDTIKLNFENNINIVRIMPNMNASECKSSTGYVTYGVNKNLINIGIDIIKYFGKAYELEESNFSGFVALTGCAPAFIYEFINGFKEFAKECGYDLKQANEFIKDTIVATTNFALSEEYKLDDLINKIIVPGGPTEAGHNVLIHNNFKDILIKCFEASKEKS
- a CDS encoding rhodanese-like domain-containing protein translates to MQWLDYVFKFISKVFASNAFKKKYKVKTANKLLKILKNNKWQVVDIRGPLVYASNHIKNTINIPVMTFNYNYYKKLEKHKKILLINSNYRSDLNIYRTLKSKGFKTYILYSNYADLIINPEIDEMTKIMIYD